Genomic window (Caldisericum sp.):
TAGTTTTTGACAAAGGAAATTAAAAAGCTTACATCTCAATGACGTATTTTCTGCGTTATAAGTTTACACTATCTACTAGCATTCAAGGCAATCAGAGATCTCGGAGATTTCTTGCAAATGTAAAAGCTTAGGCTCTCATGCTTGCAACTCTTTATTTTCTCATCTCGTCTGTCTACTTAATAAAGAACCTTATACTTGGGAAAACGTAGTTTACCGGTTTTCAATATTGAAAACAGAAAATTTTAAAACGATGTCAAAGAGTTTATAATTGGGATGCTTGCTACTTCAAAGATCCTCCAACTTAGTGGTGTTTATTAGATGAATGTAGAGAATAAAAGGTCAATTGGTGTCCGAGAGTTGTCTCAGAGACCGATAGGTTGTAAAGGGTTTGAGGTTAATAAGGAAATCCTAAGAAGGGCCTCAGAAAAGCATGAGGCTATGTTGCAGCATATAAGGAAGCTTTTTGAGGCTAGGAATATTAATTGTGAGGAGGGGTTTGAGGTTAGGTACGGAGACATTAGAGGATATATTGATCTGTTGTGTGAAGATGACAAAAATATCTATTTGATTGAAGTTAAATCAACCAGGGCGCACTATGCAAGAATTCAGGATTTTATGCAGCTTGCGATATATGCTTTTATGTTTATAGAGCAAACTAAAGAATTAGAAAAGGATCTTCAACTCTATTTAATCTATAATTATTTTGGTGAGCACCCTACTAATCCTTTTTCTATCAAAATAACGGGAAAAGGTAAGAACTGGTTAATAAGTCTAGGGAAAAGTTTAGTGGAAAATGTTTTGCAGCAAGATGAAAATAACCTCTATGTAATTAGCGATCTATGTTACTTGTGTCAAAACACTAGGTGTCCTTTTCGTTTGTCTAGGGAGGTGGACAATTCATGAGCACTGTACCTGTTGAATATAGACCTTTAGACGATATTATAGCGGTTTATCATGAAATATTGTTGAATGAAATAGCAGTAATGAGGACAAATTCTATTTTGGAGGAAGGAGTTAACACCGGGGACACGATAGTATATTATGGTTCCTCCTATCCACTTTACGTTGGTCAACCGAATCCCAGTAGGGGAATAGACATATATGTCTTGGCTTATGCAATTATAAATGGAATAAGGAGAATAGAGTGTGGATATAACATTTTGAAGCCAATAAGTCCAGAGCCGAAATGTGATACTTCAAAAATAAAAATGAAACTGTCAAAGATGCTTTCGTTTTTGAAAGGTA
Coding sequences:
- a CDS encoding PD-(D/E)XK nuclease family protein, which encodes MNVENKRSIGVRELSQRPIGCKGFEVNKEILRRASEKHEAMLQHIRKLFEARNINCEEGFEVRYGDIRGYIDLLCEDDKNIYLIEVKSTRAHYARIQDFMQLAIYAFMFIEQTKELEKDLQLYLIYNYFGEHPTNPFSIKITGKGKNWLISLGKSLVENVLQQDENNLYVISDLCYLCQNTRCPFRLSREVDNS